The Panthera leo isolate Ple1 chromosome D1, P.leo_Ple1_pat1.1, whole genome shotgun sequence region TACTGATCATCTGTAAGTGATAGCACATATATAGCAGattttattccttcttaaaaATCTCTAGTGTGAAAAGTAGGATTAGAGAGGCATTTATCCCCTTTCCAATGCAGAATCTATCTTGTTTAATCATTGTAATACTAACtccctttattttttagtgtatttttttaagcttattcatttattttttgagagagagggatagaccatgagaagaggaggggcagagagaggaggaaagagaatcccaagtggagtCTGCAACCCACtcgccatgagctcatgacctgagccgaaatcaagaatcagatgctcaacagacagccacccaggtgctctctaACCCCTTTTTAGAGATAAGTCAAAAAGAGATGACAATTccagtagaaaaataatttaggctAGTCTGTGAGGTCCTTCAAACCTGATGTTTGTCAATCACCAACGGACCtgatgcattttgaaaaatttacctTTGTGGGTCTGATCCTACTAACCCAGAAATGTTTTAGGGGTGTGGCCTAGGAAATGGCTTtaaaacagtaaacaaacaacaaatggAATAATGATGTGAATTGAGTTCTTATTAGCCATTCCTGAAACTGGGAGTAGAGTTTGAGTTTTTACTTCAGGTTTCTTGTCTATTTTCCTAGATGGCATTTTCATTCTTACTGATTCCATGTGTGCATCATTGAGCACAGTCAGCAAAAAATCAGAGTacctgcattaaaaataaatacatagtggcgcctgggtggttcagtccattaggtgctgacttcagctctggtcatgatcttgcagtccatgagttccagccctgcgaggggctctgtgctgacagctcagagactagagcctgctttggattctgtgtctccctctctctatctcctcccctgcttgtgctctgtctctgtctctgaaaaaataaatataccttaaaaaacATACATAGATGATTTGTTGACATCACGGTAATGTAATTTCAATGTATAATAACACCATTTAATCAGTAGATAGGAAAAGCTCACTTTTCCTTGCTGGGAGGGTTGTCTGAGAAGCCCAGGCGGAGGCAACAGTGATCTGATATTCTCTAACATCATGTATCTCATATATTGTCGTGGTGGTCAGTGTTTTAGAAAATcttcatatatttacatatttattatatatacattatattatagttgtattacatatacatatatattgcacTGTTATAATATCATATATGTGACATGATATATaacatatgattatatattatattttatcacatcatatgaattatatattatatatcatataatcaTATAACATCATATATCATGATACCATACTATATAttctatatgaatatattattatatataaaatatttttcaatatatttttaacaattttttaatgtttatttatttattttttttgagaaagagagacagagtgtgagtggggagggacagagagagagagggagacagaatccaaagcaggctccaggttctgagctatcagcatagagcccaagttggggctcgaactcaccaaccatgagatcataacctgagctgaagtcagccgcttaaccaactgagccacccaggtacccctcaatatattttatatgagtagataaaatatatgattagaacatattttataataaaatagattttatatagaaaatatatgaatagaatatatttttcctatattctgtatgtatatattattatatatgatttatattctataaacatgtattgtgtatatattatatactatgtatatattatatatatgctaataatataaaaaaatgactttcaaaactatatcaattatatttttcagtatatcCATTGCCATTTAAAGTGAAATACACAAAAGGAAGGGGTATGTATTTCTGAACATTTCCATTGGAAATGTATCCCAGGCAAATTAAGAATAAGCCTTTGGGTacaattaaaatgcaaatctcaAGAGATCAAAGATGCTAATTGATCAATTCCTTTATGATATGAGTTTGAGATTTGGGAAGAGATGTTGCTATAAGAAGAGTGTTAACACACTACATTTCCGAAGACAATTCTTTGTCCTGGGACTGCATTAGAAATACATGAAGAACAACACGAATCCTAAATGTGAATCTAGCTTTGAGCTAAAGCAGTAGATAttaattctcaacaagacacatgaaaataaatagttATTGTAGTTAACTTGGGTGTCATTTCCATTCTATCAATGAAAGATAATAGACACATTACCCAGAACTCTCCTCAACACcagcaatttttttcatcaacttCATAATATTAATAGAGTTCCATTATATAGGAAATAGAGCTCTGTGCTAAACCACAGCAACAGATGAAAGCTGTTGCATTAACAATTCATGAGCTCCAGAACTGCAAATAAGGGAAATATATGTCAAAAACTAATGGTGAATTTGGTGAATACTGAATGATGTCTTCTCTTCCTGTTATCTGATAATAAACCTCAAAATCACAGGAAGAAGACCGAAAGAGGCTTCGTTTGGATGACTAAATCTCAGGTTAAGTCTAATCTTATCTTCTTTCTGAAAATGTGTGCACGTGTTTTTCACACTGAaaacctttctcttcctctttatacATGACTGCATCTTTCAGTAAACCTTAAGAAAAGtgcctccaggggtgcctgggtgactctgtcagttgagcttctgacttgatttcatctcaggtcacgatctcagtttgtggggttgagccctgcgtcaggctcagcaatggcagtgcagagcatgtttgagattctttctccctctgcccctctatccTGCTTTCtcgatttctctctctcaaaataaataaataaacaagaagaaaactaaagtgcCTCTAatgaaaggcaagaaaaaatgCCTTCATTGATTAAATGCTTGTTAAATGGATTGGTGATGAATAGGCACCCTCGAGAGGGTGGGAGACACTGAATGATCAAGTCTCCTTAATACAACATCAAGTCCCTTTGGATCACTTGGGTGGAGTGTTAAACATCTGGAACAAACTTGCATTAACCATCATATTTATGTCACCTGAATTAGGCAAATAACTTCTCTAATTTCTAGTAAGATCACCTTGTGTTTTAATACTTGGTtgtaaatcacatttattttactatttttagcCTTTCTATTTTTGACTTGGAAACTACTGTTTTTGGCAATGAATTGTCTGTTGCCTGATGTCACAGATAACCATGTGCTTTATTTAGGAGCAAACATGTTTGCTGAGCGCATGCACAAAACAATTTGGCTGTATTATAGATTAACTCTCATATTTGGTCTTTCTTTACTCACCAATAGAAAGCGTATGTGACAAAAAAGGTGTAAAGAATTTTATCATTAACGTGTAAAGTAAGcaggatttttcatatatatatacatgaatacatatgtgtgtgtgtatatatatctatatatctgtgtgtgtatatgtgtgtgtgtgtgtgtatatatatatatatatatatatatatatatatatatatgttttctttaaaaaacttagCAAAGCTTTATTGACTACAGGAAACTATTAGATGTGCTCATATAAGATCTTGTTAAGCTCCTAAAATGACCCTTTAAAGTATCTGTTAGGTGTTGACAAATTAAAACTGCCACACAAAGGTATCACTGAATTCACAAGTTATAGAACTTTCTTTCCTAAATAGCCTTTATATTCTCTAAGAGCATCATATAATTGATTCCAGTAGGTAAGTTGCAAAATGTATGATTTGGGGCCCAACGGTAGACTGGAGTAGAAGGTAGTATATTCCAGGAAGAATCTCTTCCAAAATCATTCTGCCATCTTTGACCCTCTCATAATTGGAGTCTAGGTCAACTCTGGGTACTAAGTCTTTAAGCTTGAATTCTTTTCTgacttttgtttctgctttttggcaGGTAAAGTAAAAGGCCTGAGTTGATAAAAATGACTGGGAACAATTTCACTGAGATCACTCTCTTCATCCTCTCTGGATTTGCAAATCACCCGGAACTACAAgtcagtctttttttaatgttcctctttatttatctgttcactgTTCTGGGGAACCTTGGGCTGATCATGTTAATCAGAATTGACTCTCGTCTTCACACACCTATGTACTTTTTTCTTAGCAACTTAGCAtttattgacatattttattcttccacTGTAACACCCAAGGCGCTGGTAAATTTCCAATCCAAACAGAAAACCATCTCTTTCGTTGCCTGCTTTGTTCAAATGTACTTTTTTGTGGGTTTGGTGTGTAGTGAGTGTTTTCTTTTGGGAtcaatggcctatgaccgctatgtagCAATCTGCAATCCCTTATTGTACTCAGTGGTTATGTCCCGGAAAGTGTGCAACAGGCTGGGAGTCATGCCATACGCAATAGGCTTCACGAATTCTCTGATATCCGTCTGTGTGATAAGCAGCTTGGCATTCTGTGATTCCAGCATCAATCATTTCTTCTGTGATACCACAGCTCTTTTGGCCCTGTCCTGTGCGGATGCGTTCAGCACAGAAATGGTGATCTTTGTCTTAGCTGGGACCACCCTTCTTAGCTCTCTGCTCATCATCACAGTCACTTACATTGCCATCATCTCGGCCATCCTCAAGATCCAGTCTGCAGCAGGCAGACAGAAGGCCTTTTCCACCTGTGCTTCCCACCTCATGGGCGTCACTATCTTCTATGGGTCCCTGATTTTCACCTATTTGCAGCCTGATAACACATCATCCCTGACCCAGGCACAGGTGGCGTCCGTATTCTATACCATCGTCATTCCGATGCTGAATCCACTGATCTATAGTCTGAGGAACAGAGATGTGAAAAATGCTCTCCTGAGAGTCATGCACAGAAAACTTTTTTCATGACAAATCTGTGCATGTTACAATTAAAACTCACCTGGGCGGTTTCAGGCATTCAATTACCGCAACAATCAGGAAAATCGGAAAATGAACCCAAAGGCTTACGCAAACTAAATCACAACTTAGAGTTTTGAAATTTGGGAggtgaaatattattttacttgtttatgcAGACTACTGGATCAGTGCACGAGGAGTTCGTTTCAGCATATAGATTATTTATACTGTCTACACAGTGAGTTGCAAATACAATGTCAACGGACACTGGGTAATATAGGCAATCTCTTGATCATGTGAATTCATTTGGCCACATAGTTAAACGTGAGCTTTGATGGCATAGAAAAGTGATGTCTATGTGGCGGAGTATGGTCTTAAACTCAAACACAGCAGAGTTTTATTTCGAAAAAACCATAATGTGCCTCCCAAACTTCAAACACTTGGTAAACATTTAAATGCCTGTGTGTGTCGATAAATAAAGCAGCAGCTGTAGCACAATTCCTGAGTCATTTGGAAGTATATTACAACTATGCTTGTTTTTCCAAATCAGGCAGACATGCTCGGTGAAGTCTATGGTATTAAAAGGAGAAactgggcttttgttttgtttttccttgaaaagGGACTCCGTTCAATGGACTCCCTCAGGCACTGTTACAAATGACTACTGGAAAGAACATGTCCTTCAGTACtgcctttgctgtgcataagTCACCGAGCAGTAGTCAAAGTTGCTGGcaaccacttttaaaaaatacgttgaaggatgcctgggttgctcaatccgttgagcgtccaacgtcagctcagatcatgatctcaaggttcatgagttcgagccctgcattgggctcactgctgtcagtgtggagaccacctcagatcctctgtctccctgcccccccaccccgctctctctctgttcccctcatccactcatgctctctctctctcaaaaataaataaacactaaaaaattaaaatatacattgagGGATgtcttggtggcttagtcggttaagcatctgacttcagttcaaagtcgtgatctcagggttcctgggtcccaggcccacattgggctttgcccTGAGAGCGcagaacctacttgagattctctctgcccctcccccagcgtgctttctctctctctctctctctctctctctctgaaaacaaataataaacttaaaagaaataaaaaaataaaaaataaaatatatgcccAAAGGGACTGAAGATAAATTTGATGAAGCTGTTTTACAAGAACATGTGTGTGattaataatatttctttctgGCCAACAAGAATGTAAGCTCTTTCAGAGCAGAGTTTACTTATTCATATCTGTGCTCTCCACATTTAGGAAACGTATCATGTGCACAATATGTAAGTAAAcactttctttgctttctgtgtcCTGTACAGTGATGGATGCATAGAGGGGATAGattctgcttttctcctgtttGTGTCTTTCTTTGGTAGAAGTCAGATGGTCACGTGCATATTGATATTCAAAAACATTAGTagaaaattccatttctagaattctttcaaaaaacatggcttatttataaattaaaactggCATAATAACTAGCAGATATACTTCTTTTCAAAGggcttttttcattcaacagttaggatgtgtaaataaatacactctGAATTATACTtggtataaataattttaaataattggcGTAAGTTGGAGGGGCTTCTCATAGGTCACACATCACAAACAACGTAAATGAAGAATCCCAGTTTTCAGCCTTGGGAGAGGCTGAAGGGATCTGTGTGTGCCCATATATGTATTTGctttgcaatttttaattttcttctctgatatATATTACTGGGCTCTGACTCTTGCAACCTTCATTTTTCAAAGCAACATCTTACGTTATAAACTATGGTAAGTGACACCTTATGAGACAtactatgctttattttttattttttttaatatgaattttgttgtcaaattggtttccatacaacacccagtgctcatcccaacaggtgccccccttaCTATGCTTTAATTTATGGGCCTTTTGAGGCTACTGTTTGTCTAGCTcatcattcattctctttcattaagCCTATGTgagtttcttcttccttctgagCACAGCGTCTGACTCAGATTGATTGCTCTGAAGGTTTTTCACCAGCAGCTTTCAAAACTATTCAACTGATTATATTTCCTTTCCCCCCGCCTCTTTCCACCAAGGATTTTCATTCATGCATTCTAAGTACACTGttcaatttgttttataattgtgtAGCTTTTGCACATGACTTATATTTACCCTGGATCTaattgtatgtattatttttattttcttgcattgCAAGTATATTCTGCTGTAGATAATTTCaagatttaacatttatttagcatttataaaactatgtatttaatttctctcttacattaatattttttgctGTTCTTGGTCTAGGAGCAAAAACATGACACACTTTTCTTGCCCAGCATAAGAAGTAGTAGTATATTTTATTTGCCCACACTtatgcccaaatgtccatctttgtttttcaatatGTTCTTCATATTTGTTGCTGGTATACTTTCCCTTATACTAGTCTATCTTCTAGCTGCTCTTTCTGTACCTTCTCTTTGGACCCTGTAATACAAATCTTTCCATAATAGGTCATGCATGCCTTTGTCGTTTCTTCAGTCCTTTTTTTCTGCCAGGCTCTCCCAAAACTTTTGCCCTTGACCAATCCAGATAATCCACTCCCTCATATCTGGGACCGTGTCCCAGAACTTATCAGGGCATATTTAATTTGCCATatatcttcttcttttaaaaaaatatgctaaaaaactattcaatttaaaatatatgatgcaCTGGGCTTCAATATGAAAACgcagaatgtttttgtttttccgaTCTGTTAAACTTACGGTGCCCTTATAACATTCCTGTTGACCATTTGTGTTCCTTGAGCTTGCCTTCTGTGTCACAACATTTAACATACCTTTATATCAAGATAAAAAATCATAAGATTATTCttcttaacttgttttattttaagaagtattGCAGGAACTCCTGAAGAAACAATTTactcaatgaaaataaaacatatagaaTGAAATTGACTTATTGATATCAGGTAGTGTTAGACTCACACTTGTGCTCATACACAAAGATCAGAGgcttattcagaaataaatttcagagGCACCTGcatgttcagttggttaagcatctgactcttgattttggcacaggccatgatctcaggattgtgagattgagccctgtgttgggctctgcactgaatgtggagcttgcttaagattctctctcttcccctccctatgcccctctcccttgctcaagctctctctctctctaaaataattttttaaaaattagaaataaatctcAGAATATTGTTTGATAAGTGTAGAATAATTTAGGACTTTGCACTGGATAACTGTCTTTCAAAGTATGGGGCAGAGAATGGGTAGATTAAACTATCTAAAAATAGCTAAAAGGCaacaagtaaaaaagaaaaaaatcatttcaggaaaggaaactaaaaatattGGTGCTATGAGAAAATATAAGTTATTTTGCATTTACTCAGTGTAATACATTCCTCTAAAAGGACGAAAATTGTAAAAGTGAGTCAAAACACAAACTCtctggtgtttatagcagctttatcgaCAAttgtcaaattatggaaagagcccaaatgttcatcgactgaggaatggataaagaagatgtggtgtgtgggcgcctgggtggctcagtcggttgagcgtccgacttcggctcaggtcatgatctcacagtccgtgagttcaagccctgcatcgggctctgtgctgacagctgagagcctggagcctgcttcggattctgtgtctccctctctctctgaccctccccccgttcatgctctgtctctctctgtctcaaaaataaataaacattaaaaaaaaattaaaagaaaaagaaaaagatgtggtgtgtacatatgtatatacacatgtatatatacatacatatacacacacacacacacaatagattattcagccataagaaagaaggaaatatttgtattcttattttttagtgtttttatttttgagagagagagacagtgtgagtggggatgagagacagggagacacagaatctgaggcaggctccaggctctgagctgtcagcacagagcccgatgcagggtttagactcacaaactgtgagatcatgacctgagtcaaagttggtcACTTGAACGACAGAGCTACCTAGGCACtccaagaaagaatgaaatcttaacttttgcaacaacatggatggagctagagggtattagactaagtgaaataagtcagtcagagaaagacacatactatatgattccaatcatgtagaatttaagaaatgaaacaactgAATACagggataaaaaataaagagaaggagaaagagagagagagagagagagagagagagagaggcaaaaggcaaaccaagaaacagactcttaactatagataacaaactgatggttactggaggggaggtgggtgggcagttAGGGAAATAGTTGTTGggcattaaggggggcacttgttgtaATGAGAATTGggagttgtatgtaagtgatgaatcactaaattctacacaaGAAACCAATAGCACACTGTGTGTCAgctacctggaatttaaataaaaatttggaggaaaaaaaccccaaaatacaaaCTCCAGTGTATCTTTACACAATTTTTGCCAAAATTAAGTGAGGTAAAACATTAAGAATGTAACCAAACCAAAGGAGAGTTTCTCCAACTCATGCACAGCAAGACAATAGAAATGGACACGGGGGCTTTGCCTGGAGAAAGAGGCTATTTATTGGTGTCGCACCACCCAGAAGAACAGGGAGCTAATGCTCTAAAGTCTTGAACTCCCTGATACCTTGAAAGTGAGGATTTTTAAGGGTAAAATTTGTGGCAGTGGTCCCTGGGAAGGTGGATGCGTTGACTGGAGGCCCATGCGGTCATGCTAGCATGCTCTGAGACTTGGGATATGAAAATATATCTTTACTCCTTATGTTGGAGAGCTCATTAAGCATGTCTGATGATTATATCCCTAGGGTGATTCTGGTTAAGTACTTGTCCTACGTACAGGCTCCTTTGAATGATAAGCAGGCATCTTTACCCGTTGAGCTCAGTGTTCCTTGACCGGCCCCATACCTGGAGCTGATAGAACCTCTGGTGTTCATCCTTCCATCTGAACTGACAAGATGGACGCTggcttcaggaagaaggaaatcattgTATAGAACATTATTTCTACTATTCCATTGATCTGCCCCTCACTTCCTCCAgatatttttgtgtgtctccACATCCTTCAGTGTGACCCTATCACTAAAGGTTTCTCTGAGAATAAAGGTTATTTGAAGATAGTAAGTCCAACTGTCTCCATGCTCTCTTCACTTTGCTCTTCCTCACCGCCTTTGTCACCATTGACAGCCAGGTACTTCACTGTTATTTCTCTGGTCACCTCTGCTCCCACAATAGAATGATACTTACTACACAGTATTTGCTATTCCTCCAACTGCTTGGTCCATCAACCGATGTTTCCAATGGTCTGAAACACTTTTGTCCAAGTACCTACATGACtaactcttccttccttcaaatctttgctcaAATGCCAATGTTTCATTGAAGTCTACCTTGACCACTCTATGTCTGATTGCTTCCTCATGCCCCTACTCCGTCACTTAagctgttttacattttattttttttacagcacTTCTCACCTCCTAACATGTTGTATCACTGATTTtcgtatttttgtttgtttccccctGCTGAGAATTAACAATCTATAAATACTATAGTTGGTAAGCCAGACTTCCATATCAACATATAAGCCTTTCTTTCCTGGTATATATGAGCTGTTTATACTAATTGATTGCAATTAATccataaatatcaataaatttacACAATTTAACTTAAAAGAGGTCACATTTCCTGCATGCATgcaacacaatttaaaattaatatttgagggttacctgggtggctcagtcagttgagcatccaacttcggctcaggtcctgatctcacagctcgtgagtttgagccccgcgtcgggctctgtgctgaccgctcggagcctggagcctgctacagattctgtgcttccctctct contains the following coding sequences:
- the LOC122201318 gene encoding olfactory receptor 8I2: MTGNNFTEITLFILSGFANHPELQVSLFLMFLFIYLFTVLGNLGLIMLIRIDSRLHTPMYFFLSNLAFIDIFYSSTVTPKALVNFQSKQKTISFVACFVQMYFFVGLVCSECFLLGSMAYDRYVAICNPLLYSVVMSRKVCNRLGVMPYAIGFTNSLISVCVISSLAFCDSSINHFFCDTTALLALSCADAFSTEMVIFVLAGTTLLSSLLIITVTYIAIISAILKIQSAAGRQKAFSTCASHLMGVTIFYGSLIFTYLQPDNTSSLTQAQVASVFYTIVIPMLNPLIYSLRNRDVKNALLRVMHRKLFS